The Rhinolophus ferrumequinum isolate MPI-CBG mRhiFer1 chromosome 13 unlocalized genomic scaffold, mRhiFer1_v1.p Super_scaffold_3, whole genome shotgun sequence genome window below encodes:
- the IL1RN gene encoding interleukin-1 receptor antagonist protein isoform X3 yields the protein MASETACRPSVKRPCKVQAFRIWDVNQKTFYLRNNQLVAGYLQGPNTKLEEKIDVLPVESHAVFLGIHGGKLCLSCVKAGDKIRLQLEAVDITDLSKTQEQGKRFTFIRSDSGPTTSFESAACPGWFLCTQLEADRPVSLTNKPGEAIIVTKFYFQQD from the exons ATGGCTTCAG AGACAGCCTGCCGCCCCTCAGTGAAGAGACCCTGCAAGGTGCAAGCCTTCAG AATCTGGGATGTCAATCAGAAGACCTTCTACCTGAGGAACAACCAACTAGTTGCCGGATACCTGCAGGGACCAAACACGAAGTTAGAAG AGAAGATAGATGTGCTGCCGGTTGAGTCCCATGCTGTGTTCCTGGGGATCCATGGTGGGAAGCTGTGCCTGTCCTGTGTCAAGGCTGGTGACAAGATCAGGCTCCAGTTGGAG GCGGTCGACATCACTGACCTGAGCAAGACCCAGGAGCAGGGCAAACGCTTCACGTTCATCCGCTCAGACAGCGGCCCCACCACCAGCTTCGAGTCGGCCGCCTGCCCTGGCTGGTTCCTGTGCACGCAGCTGGAGGCCGACCGGCCCGTGAGCCTCACCAACAAGCCCGGGGAGGCCATCATCGTCACCAAGTTCTACTTCCAGCAGGACTAG
- the IL1RN gene encoding interleukin-1 receptor antagonist protein isoform X2 — translation MRGHFRLSEWGRAVTAVWETACRPSVKRPCKVQAFRIWDVNQKTFYLRNNQLVAGYLQGPNTKLEEKIDVLPVESHAVFLGIHGGKLCLSCVKAGDKIRLQLEAVDITDLSKTQEQGKRFTFIRSDSGPTTSFESAACPGWFLCTQLEADRPVSLTNKPGEAIIVTKFYFQQD, via the exons atgCGAGGGCATTTCCGTTTGTCAGAGTGGGGCAGGGCGGTGACAGCTGTTTGGG AGACAGCCTGCCGCCCCTCAGTGAAGAGACCCTGCAAGGTGCAAGCCTTCAG AATCTGGGATGTCAATCAGAAGACCTTCTACCTGAGGAACAACCAACTAGTTGCCGGATACCTGCAGGGACCAAACACGAAGTTAGAAG AGAAGATAGATGTGCTGCCGGTTGAGTCCCATGCTGTGTTCCTGGGGATCCATGGTGGGAAGCTGTGCCTGTCCTGTGTCAAGGCTGGTGACAAGATCAGGCTCCAGTTGGAG GCGGTCGACATCACTGACCTGAGCAAGACCCAGGAGCAGGGCAAACGCTTCACGTTCATCCGCTCAGACAGCGGCCCCACCACCAGCTTCGAGTCGGCCGCCTGCCCTGGCTGGTTCCTGTGCACGCAGCTGGAGGCCGACCGGCCCGTGAGCCTCACCAACAAGCCCGGGGAGGCCATCATCGTCACCAAGTTCTACTTCCAGCAGGACTAG
- the IL1RN gene encoding interleukin-1 receptor antagonist protein isoform X1, whose translation MGACRCPTSHLISLLLFLFPSETACRPSVKRPCKVQAFRIWDVNQKTFYLRNNQLVAGYLQGPNTKLEEKIDVLPVESHAVFLGIHGGKLCLSCVKAGDKIRLQLEAVDITDLSKTQEQGKRFTFIRSDSGPTTSFESAACPGWFLCTQLEADRPVSLTNKPGEAIIVTKFYFQQD comes from the exons ATGGGGGCCTGTAGGTGCCCCACCAGCCACCtgatctctctcctcctcttcctgttccCTTCAGAGACAGCCTGCCGCCCCTCAGTGAAGAGACCCTGCAAGGTGCAAGCCTTCAG AATCTGGGATGTCAATCAGAAGACCTTCTACCTGAGGAACAACCAACTAGTTGCCGGATACCTGCAGGGACCAAACACGAAGTTAGAAG AGAAGATAGATGTGCTGCCGGTTGAGTCCCATGCTGTGTTCCTGGGGATCCATGGTGGGAAGCTGTGCCTGTCCTGTGTCAAGGCTGGTGACAAGATCAGGCTCCAGTTGGAG GCGGTCGACATCACTGACCTGAGCAAGACCCAGGAGCAGGGCAAACGCTTCACGTTCATCCGCTCAGACAGCGGCCCCACCACCAGCTTCGAGTCGGCCGCCTGCCCTGGCTGGTTCCTGTGCACGCAGCTGGAGGCCGACCGGCCCGTGAGCCTCACCAACAAGCCCGGGGAGGCCATCATCGTCACCAAGTTCTACTTCCAGCAGGACTAG